From a region of the Malania oleifera isolate guangnan ecotype guangnan chromosome 12, ASM2987363v1, whole genome shotgun sequence genome:
- the LOC131144251 gene encoding 4-hydroxy-tetrahydrodipicolinate synthase, chloroplastic isoform X4, which yields MRSFEVKNRTCVEDIKSLRLITAIKTPYLPDGRFDLEAYDALVNLQIINGAEGVIVGGTTGEGHLMSWDEHIMLIGHTVNCFGGSIKVIGNTGSNSTREAIHATEQGFAVGMHAALHINPYYGKTSLEGLVSHFESVLSMGPTIIYNVPSRTSQDIHPRVIHTLASSANMAGLKECVGNDRIKQYTDNGVVVWSGNDDQCHDARWDYGASGVISVASNLVPGLMRKLMFGGKNPSLNLRLMPLIDWLFQEPNPIALNTALSQLGLVRPVFRLPYVPLPLAKREEFVKMVKNIGRENFVGEKDVEVLDDDDFILVGRY from the coding sequence GACATGTGTGGAGGATATAAAGTCTCTCAGGCTAATTACAGCAATCAAAACCCCATACCTACCGGATGGCAGATTTGACCTCGAAGCTTATGATGCCTTGGTGAATCTGCAGATCATAAATGGTGCTGAAGGTGTGATTGTAGGTGGCACAACTGGTGAAGGCCACTTGATGAGCTGGGATGAACACATAATGCTTATTGGCCACACAGTCAACTGTTTTGGTGGATCAATAAAGGTAATAGGAAACACTGGAAGCAACTCGACTAGGGAAGCGATCCATGCTACGGAGCAGGGTTTTGCTGTTGGAATGCATGCTGCACTTCATATCAATCCGTACTATGGAAAAACATCCTTAGAAGGCTTGGTTTCTCACTTTGAGAGTGTGCTCTCTATGGGCCCCACGATTATTTACAATGTACCATCACGGACCAGCCAAGATATTCACCCACGTGTTATTCACACTCTGGCTTCCAGTGCTAACATGGCAGGTCTTAAAGAATGTGTGGGAAACGACAGGATAAAGCAATATACAGATAATGGTGTTGTGGTCTGGAGCGGAAATGATGATCAATGCCATGATGCAAGGTGGGATTATGGAGCATCTGGAGTGATATCAGTTGCTAGCAATCTGGTTCCTGGTTTAATGAGAAAACTCATGTTTGGAGGGAAGAACCCTTCCCTTAATTTGAGGCTCATGCCTCTGATTGACTGGCTTTTTCAGGAGCCAAACCCAATTGCCTTAAATACTGCTCTTTCTCAACTTGGGCTTGTTAGGCCAGTTTTCCGGCTGCCTTATGTACCTCTTCCTCTAGCAAAGAGGGAAGAATTTGTGAAAATGGTGAAGAACATTGGGAGGGAGAATTTTGTTGGAGAAAAAGATGTTGAGGTTCTTGATGATGATGACTTCATCCTGGTGGGACGGTACTAG
- the LOC131144251 gene encoding 4-hydroxy-tetrahydrodipicolinate synthase, chloroplastic isoform X5: MICKFSFVWTCVEDIKSLRLITAIKTPYLPDGRFDLEAYDALVNLQIINGAEGVIVGGTTGEGHLMSWDEHIMLIGHTVNCFGGSIKVIGNTGSNSTREAIHATEQGFAVGMHAALHINPYYGKTSLEGLVSHFESVLSMGPTIIYNVPSRTSQDIHPRVIHTLASSANMAGLKECVGNDRIKQYTDNGVVVWSGNDDQCHDARWDYGASGVISVASNLVPGLMRKLMFGGKNPSLNLRLMPLIDWLFQEPNPIALNTALSQLGLVRPVFRLPYVPLPLAKREEFVKMVKNIGRENFVGEKDVEVLDDDDFILVGRY, translated from the exons ATGATATgcaaattttcttttgtatg GACATGTGTGGAGGATATAAAGTCTCTCAGGCTAATTACAGCAATCAAAACCCCATACCTACCGGATGGCAGATTTGACCTCGAAGCTTATGATGCCTTGGTGAATCTGCAGATCATAAATGGTGCTGAAGGTGTGATTGTAGGTGGCACAACTGGTGAAGGCCACTTGATGAGCTGGGATGAACACATAATGCTTATTGGCCACACAGTCAACTGTTTTGGTGGATCAATAAAGGTAATAGGAAACACTGGAAGCAACTCGACTAGGGAAGCGATCCATGCTACGGAGCAGGGTTTTGCTGTTGGAATGCATGCTGCACTTCATATCAATCCGTACTATGGAAAAACATCCTTAGAAGGCTTGGTTTCTCACTTTGAGAGTGTGCTCTCTATGGGCCCCACGATTATTTACAATGTACCATCACGGACCAGCCAAGATATTCACCCACGTGTTATTCACACTCTGGCTTCCAGTGCTAACATGGCAGGTCTTAAAGAATGTGTGGGAAACGACAGGATAAAGCAATATACAGATAATGGTGTTGTGGTCTGGAGCGGAAATGATGATCAATGCCATGATGCAAGGTGGGATTATGGAGCATCTGGAGTGATATCAGTTGCTAGCAATCTGGTTCCTGGTTTAATGAGAAAACTCATGTTTGGAGGGAAGAACCCTTCCCTTAATTTGAGGCTCATGCCTCTGATTGACTGGCTTTTTCAGGAGCCAAACCCAATTGCCTTAAATACTGCTCTTTCTCAACTTGGGCTTGTTAGGCCAGTTTTCCGGCTGCCTTATGTACCTCTTCCTCTAGCAAAGAGGGAAGAATTTGTGAAAATGGTGAAGAACATTGGGAGGGAGAATTTTGTTGGAGAAAAAGATGTTGAGGTTCTTGATGATGATGACTTCATCCTGGTGGGACGGTACTAG
- the LOC131144251 gene encoding 4-hydroxy-tetrahydrodipicolinate synthase, chloroplastic isoform X3 codes for MSMLKCYSLCLRDSAYQLPHHYGVNNYRRTCVEDIKSLRLITAIKTPYLPDGRFDLEAYDALVNLQIINGAEGVIVGGTTGEGHLMSWDEHIMLIGHTVNCFGGSIKVIGNTGSNSTREAIHATEQGFAVGMHAALHINPYYGKTSLEGLVSHFESVLSMGPTIIYNVPSRTSQDIHPRVIHTLASSANMAGLKECVGNDRIKQYTDNGVVVWSGNDDQCHDARWDYGASGVISVASNLVPGLMRKLMFGGKNPSLNLRLMPLIDWLFQEPNPIALNTALSQLGLVRPVFRLPYVPLPLAKREEFVKMVKNIGRENFVGEKDVEVLDDDDFILVGRY; via the coding sequence GACATGTGTGGAGGATATAAAGTCTCTCAGGCTAATTACAGCAATCAAAACCCCATACCTACCGGATGGCAGATTTGACCTCGAAGCTTATGATGCCTTGGTGAATCTGCAGATCATAAATGGTGCTGAAGGTGTGATTGTAGGTGGCACAACTGGTGAAGGCCACTTGATGAGCTGGGATGAACACATAATGCTTATTGGCCACACAGTCAACTGTTTTGGTGGATCAATAAAGGTAATAGGAAACACTGGAAGCAACTCGACTAGGGAAGCGATCCATGCTACGGAGCAGGGTTTTGCTGTTGGAATGCATGCTGCACTTCATATCAATCCGTACTATGGAAAAACATCCTTAGAAGGCTTGGTTTCTCACTTTGAGAGTGTGCTCTCTATGGGCCCCACGATTATTTACAATGTACCATCACGGACCAGCCAAGATATTCACCCACGTGTTATTCACACTCTGGCTTCCAGTGCTAACATGGCAGGTCTTAAAGAATGTGTGGGAAACGACAGGATAAAGCAATATACAGATAATGGTGTTGTGGTCTGGAGCGGAAATGATGATCAATGCCATGATGCAAGGTGGGATTATGGAGCATCTGGAGTGATATCAGTTGCTAGCAATCTGGTTCCTGGTTTAATGAGAAAACTCATGTTTGGAGGGAAGAACCCTTCCCTTAATTTGAGGCTCATGCCTCTGATTGACTGGCTTTTTCAGGAGCCAAACCCAATTGCCTTAAATACTGCTCTTTCTCAACTTGGGCTTGTTAGGCCAGTTTTCCGGCTGCCTTATGTACCTCTTCCTCTAGCAAAGAGGGAAGAATTTGTGAAAATGGTGAAGAACATTGGGAGGGAGAATTTTGTTGGAGAAAAAGATGTTGAGGTTCTTGATGATGATGACTTCATCCTGGTGGGACGGTACTAG